A region from the Polaribacter sp. Hel1_33_78 genome encodes:
- a CDS encoding GIY-YIG nuclease family protein — protein sequence MIICTVYILFSKQLQKYYVGYSSKNAQDRVKEHVYNHKGFTAKAKDWNIIYKIEINSKSEALMLERKIKKIGAKRFLNEIASR from the coding sequence ATAATAATATGCACTGTTTATATTCTTTTTTCTAAGCAATTACAAAAGTATTATGTCGGATACTCAAGCAAAAATGCACAAGACAGAGTGAAAGAACATGTCTACAATCACAAAGGGTTTACTGCTAAAGCAAAGGATTGGAACATCATTTATAAAATAGAAATAAATTCAAAATCTGAAGCATTAATGCTTGAAAGGAAAATAAAAAAAATAGGTGCTAAAAGATTTTTGAACGAAATCGCGTCACGCTAA